From a single Paraburkholderia sp. D15 genomic region:
- the rpsK gene encoding 30S ribosomal protein S11 — MAKASNNSAAQRVRKKVKKNVAEGVVHVHASFNNTIITITDRQGNALAWATSGGQGFKGSRKSTPFAAQVAAESAGRVAMEYGVKNLEVRIKGPGPGRESAVRALHGLGIKITAISDVTPVPHNGCRPPKRRRI; from the coding sequence ATGGCTAAGGCTTCGAACAACTCCGCGGCGCAACGCGTTCGCAAGAAGGTCAAGAAGAACGTCGCCGAGGGCGTGGTTCACGTTCACGCGTCGTTCAACAACACCATCATCACGATTACCGATCGTCAAGGCAATGCACTTGCTTGGGCAACGTCGGGTGGTCAGGGCTTCAAGGGTTCGCGTAAATCGACCCCGTTTGCAGCTCAGGTGGCAGCCGAATCGGCTGGCCGCGTGGCGATGGAATACGGCGTGAAGAACCTCGAAGTGCGTATCAAGGGCCCTGGTCCTGGTCGCGAGTCGGCGGTGCGCGCGTTGCATGGTCTTGGCATCAAGATCACCGCGATCTCCGACGTGACTCCGGTCCCGCACAACGGCTGCCGTCCGCCGAAGCGTCGTCGTATCTAA
- the rpsM gene encoding 30S ribosomal protein S13: MARIAGVNIPNHQHTEIGLTAIYGIGRTRSRDICVAAGVAFSKKVKDLNDADLEKLREEVGKFIVEGDLRRETTMNIKRLMDLGCYRGVRHRKGLPLRGQRTRTNARTRKGPRRAAQSLKK, translated from the coding sequence ATGGCTCGTATCGCAGGGGTTAACATCCCGAATCACCAGCATACTGAAATCGGCCTGACGGCTATTTACGGTATCGGCCGCACGCGCTCGCGCGACATTTGCGTCGCTGCTGGTGTGGCATTTTCGAAGAAGGTCAAAGACCTGAACGACGCAGACCTCGAAAAGCTGCGTGAAGAAGTCGGCAAGTTCATCGTTGAAGGCGATCTGCGCCGTGAAACGACGATGAACATCAAGCGCCTGATGGATCTCGGCTGCTACCGTGGCGTCCGGCATCGTAAGGGCTTGCCCCTGCGCGGCCAACGCACGCGTACGAATGCCCGTACGCGCAAGGGTCCGCGTCGTGCAGCGCAATCGCTGAAGAAGTAA
- the rpmJ gene encoding 50S ribosomal protein L36, producing MKVMASVKRICRNCKIIKRKGVVRVICSSDPRHKQRQG from the coding sequence ATGAAAGTGATGGCATCGGTTAAGCGCATTTGCCGCAATTGCAAGATCATCAAGCGCAAAGGCGTTGTGCGCGTGATTTGCAGCTCTGATCCGCGCCACAAACAGCGTCAAGGCTGA
- the infA gene encoding translation initiation factor IF-1 has product MAKDDVIQMQGEVIENLPNATFRVKLENGHVVLGHISGKMRMHYIRILPGDKVTVELTPYDLSRARIVFRAK; this is encoded by the coding sequence ATGGCCAAAGACGATGTTATCCAGATGCAGGGTGAAGTCATCGAAAACCTGCCTAACGCTACCTTCAGGGTGAAGCTGGAAAACGGCCATGTCGTATTGGGACACATATCCGGCAAGATGCGGATGCACTACATCCGAATCCTGCCGGGCGACAAGGTGACGGTTGAATTGACGCCTTACGATCTGTCGCGTGCGCGGATCGTGTTCCGGGCGAAGTGA
- the secY gene encoding preprotein translocase subunit SecY, with translation MANSPSLAKPGRGAAKFGDLRRRAVFLLLALIVYRIGAHIPVPGIDPDQLAKLFQSQSGGILGMFNMFSGGALSRFTIFALGIMPYISASIIMQLLAIVSPQLEALKKEGQAGQRKITQYTRVFTVLLATFQAFGIAVALENQPGLVIDPGMVFRLTTVVTLVTGTMFLMWLGEQITERGLGNGISIIIFGGIAAGFPNAIGGLFELVRTGSMSIISAIIVVALIAAVTYLVVFIERGQRKILVNYAKRQVGNKIYGGQSSHLPLKLNMSGVIPPIFASSIILFPATILNWFSSGSRTSWFADTLHNVAEALKPGQPVYVLLYALAIVFFCFFYTALVFNSRETADNLKKSGAFVPGIRPGDQTARYIDRILTRLTLAGAIYIVFVCLLPEFLVLRWNVPFYFGGTSLLIIVVVTMDFMAQVQSYVMSQQYESLLKKANFKGGGVPMR, from the coding sequence TTGGCTAACAGCCCGAGTCTCGCAAAACCCGGTCGCGGCGCGGCGAAGTTTGGCGATCTGCGTCGGCGAGCAGTGTTTCTGCTGCTGGCGTTGATCGTCTACCGTATCGGCGCGCACATTCCGGTGCCGGGTATTGACCCGGACCAGCTGGCGAAGTTGTTCCAAAGCCAGTCGGGCGGCATCCTTGGCATGTTCAACATGTTCTCGGGTGGCGCGCTTTCGCGGTTCACGATTTTTGCGCTGGGGATCATGCCGTACATTTCGGCGTCGATCATCATGCAGTTGTTGGCGATTGTCTCGCCGCAGCTGGAAGCGCTGAAAAAAGAAGGGCAGGCGGGGCAACGTAAGATCACGCAATACACGCGTGTCTTCACGGTCCTGCTGGCGACATTCCAGGCGTTCGGCATTGCTGTCGCGCTGGAAAATCAGCCGGGCCTGGTGATCGATCCGGGAATGGTGTTTCGTTTGACGACGGTCGTGACCTTGGTGACCGGCACGATGTTCCTGATGTGGCTGGGTGAGCAGATCACGGAACGCGGGCTTGGTAACGGTATTTCGATCATCATCTTCGGCGGTATCGCAGCGGGTTTCCCGAATGCGATCGGTGGTCTTTTCGAACTGGTGCGAACCGGCTCGATGAGCATCATCTCGGCGATTATCGTGGTCGCACTGATCGCTGCAGTGACGTATCTGGTGGTGTTCATTGAACGCGGCCAGCGCAAGATTCTTGTGAACTACGCGAAGCGGCAGGTCGGTAACAAGATTTACGGCGGACAGTCTTCTCATCTGCCGCTGAAGTTGAACATGTCGGGTGTGATTCCGCCGATCTTCGCGTCGTCGATCATTCTCTTCCCGGCAACTATCCTGAACTGGTTTAGTTCGGGGTCGCGTACCAGCTGGTTCGCAGACACGTTGCACAACGTGGCCGAAGCCCTCAAGCCCGGTCAACCGGTGTACGTGTTGCTGTACGCGTTGGCGATCGTTTTCTTCTGTTTCTTCTACACCGCTTTGGTGTTCAACAGCAGAGAAACGGCCGACAACCTGAAAAAGAGTGGCGCTTTCGTCCCAGGCATCCGCCCGGGCGATCAAACGGCGCGATATATCGACCGCATCTTGACGCGTTTGACGCTGGCCGGTGCGATCTACATCGTGTTTGTTTGTTTGCTGCCCGAATTTCTGGTGCTGCGCTGGAACGTGCCGTTTTATTTTGGTGGAACGTCGCTGCTGATCATTGTCGTCGTCACAATGGATTTCATGGCGCAGGTGCAGTCGTACGTTATGTCGCAACAGTATGAATCGCTGCTGAAGAAAGCTAATTTCAAAGGCGGCGGCGTCCCGATGCGTTGA
- the rplO gene encoding 50S ribosomal protein L15 codes for MELNNLKPAEGAKHAKRRVGRGIGSGLGKTAGRGHKGQKSRSGGFHKVGFEGGQMPLQRRLPKRGFTSLTKEFVGEVRLSDLEKLPVDEIDLLALKQAGLVGELIKSAKIIATGELKRKVVVKGLGATKGARAAIEAAGGSFAE; via the coding sequence ATGGAATTGAATAACCTGAAGCCGGCTGAAGGCGCGAAGCATGCAAAGCGTCGCGTTGGTCGCGGCATCGGCTCCGGCCTCGGCAAGACCGCTGGCCGTGGTCACAAGGGTCAGAAGTCGCGTTCGGGCGGCTTTCACAAGGTTGGCTTCGAAGGCGGTCAAATGCCGCTGCAACGTCGTCTGCCGAAGCGTGGTTTCACCTCGCTGACGAAGGAATTCGTCGGTGAAGTGCGCCTCTCCGATCTGGAAAAGCTGCCGGTCGACGAAATCGATCTGCTGGCTCTGAAGCAAGCCGGTTTGGTTGGCGAGCTGATCAAGAGCGCCAAGATCATTGCGACGGGCGAGCTGAAGCGCAAGGTCGTTGTGAAGGGTCTGGGTGCGACGAAGGGTGCGCGCGCTGCTATCGAAGCGGCCGGTGGCTCTTTTGCCGAGTAA
- the rpmD gene encoding 50S ribosomal protein L30, which translates to MSDKTVKVQLVKSLIGTRETHRATVRGLGLRRLNSVSELQDTPAVRGMINKVSYLVKVIG; encoded by the coding sequence ATGTCTGATAAAACTGTCAAGGTCCAGCTCGTCAAGAGCCTGATCGGCACCCGCGAAACGCACCGTGCTACGGTGCGCGGCTTGGGCCTGCGCCGACTCAACTCGGTTAGCGAGTTGCAGGACACGCCGGCTGTGCGCGGCATGATCAACAAGGTTTCGTACCTCGTTAAGGTCATCGGCTAA
- the rpsE gene encoding 30S ribosomal protein S5 has translation MAKMQAKVQADERDDGLREKMISVNRVTKVVKGGRILGFAALTVVGDGDGRVGMGKGKAKEVPVAVQKAMEQARRNMFKVPLKNGTLQHEVHGKHGASMVLLAPAKDGTGVIAGGPMRAVFDVMGVQNVVAKSHGSTNPYNLVRATLDGLRKQSTPGDIAAKRGKSVEDILG, from the coding sequence ATGGCAAAGATGCAAGCGAAAGTTCAGGCTGACGAACGCGACGACGGCCTTCGTGAAAAAATGATTTCGGTCAACCGCGTGACCAAGGTCGTGAAGGGTGGCCGGATTCTCGGTTTCGCCGCGCTGACCGTGGTTGGTGACGGTGATGGCCGCGTCGGTATGGGCAAGGGCAAGGCAAAGGAAGTGCCGGTCGCTGTTCAGAAGGCGATGGAACAGGCTCGTCGCAACATGTTCAAGGTGCCGCTGAAGAACGGTACCCTGCAACACGAAGTGCACGGTAAGCACGGCGCATCGATGGTCCTCCTGGCTCCGGCCAAGGACGGTACCGGTGTGATCGCTGGCGGTCCGATGCGTGCCGTGTTCGACGTGATGGGCGTGCAGAACGTTGTGGCCAAGAGCCACGGTTCGACGAACCCTTACAACCTCGTTCGTGCAACGCTGGATGGTCTGCGTAAGCAGTCCACGCCGGGCGACATCGCGGCGAAGCGTGGTAAGTCCGTCGAAGATATTCTGGGCTAA
- the rplR gene encoding 50S ribosomal protein L18: MDKTQSRLRRARQTRIKIAELQVARLAVHRTNTHIYAQVFSPCGTKVLASASTLEAEVRAQLADQTGKGGNVAAATLIGKRIAEKAKAAGIESVAFDRSGFRYHGRVKALADAAREAGLKF, translated from the coding sequence ATGGATAAGACTCAATCTCGCCTGCGCCGCGCTCGTCAGACGCGTATCAAGATCGCTGAGCTGCAGGTCGCGCGTCTCGCCGTGCATCGCACGAACACGCACATCTATGCGCAAGTGTTCTCGCCGTGCGGCACCAAGGTGCTCGCCAGCGCGTCTACGCTCGAAGCCGAAGTGCGTGCGCAACTGGCTGATCAGACGGGCAAAGGCGGCAACGTCGCTGCTGCGACCCTGATCGGTAAGCGCATTGCAGAAAAGGCTAAGGCTGCCGGCATCGAATCCGTCGCCTTCGACCGTTCGGGTTTCCGTTACCACGGCCGCGTGAAAGCGCTGGCTGATGCGGCGCGCGAAGCCGGACTCAAGTTCTAA
- the rplF gene encoding 50S ribosomal protein L6 yields MSRVGKSPIALQGAEVALSDERITVKGPLGTISQAANSLVKVVNDNGTLKFEPVDESREANAMSGTMRALVANMVNGVTKGFERKLTLVGVGYRAQAQGDKLNLSLGFSHPVVHQMPEGVKAETPTQTEIVIKGINKQQVGQVAAEVRGYRPPEPYKGKGVRYANEVVILKETKKK; encoded by the coding sequence ATGTCTCGAGTAGGTAAAAGCCCGATCGCGCTGCAAGGCGCAGAAGTGGCCCTGAGCGACGAACGCATTACCGTCAAGGGCCCGCTGGGTACGATTTCGCAGGCTGCTAACAGCCTCGTGAAGGTGGTGAACGACAACGGCACGCTCAAGTTCGAGCCGGTTGACGAAAGCCGCGAAGCGAATGCGATGTCGGGCACGATGCGCGCACTGGTTGCGAACATGGTGAACGGCGTGACGAAGGGTTTCGAGCGCAAGCTGACGCTGGTTGGCGTCGGTTACCGCGCACAGGCGCAAGGCGACAAGCTGAACCTGTCGCTGGGTTTCTCGCACCCCGTGGTGCACCAGATGCCGGAAGGCGTCAAGGCTGAAACCCCGACGCAAACCGAAATCGTGATCAAGGGGATCAATAAGCAGCAAGTTGGCCAGGTCGCGGCAGAAGTGCGCGGCTATCGTCCGCCGGAGCCCTACAAGGGCAAGGGTGTGCGTTACGCCAATGAGGTTGTGATCCTCAAAGAAACGAAGAAGAAGTAA
- the rpsH gene encoding 30S ribosomal protein S8, which translates to MSMSDPIADMLTRIRNAQMVEKVSVTMPSSKVKVAIAQVLKDEGYIDDFAVKSEGAKSELNIVLKYYAGRPVIERIERVSKPGLRVYRGRNDIPVVMNGLGVAIVSTPKGVMTDRKARATGVGGEVICYVA; encoded by the coding sequence ATGAGCATGAGTGATCCTATCGCCGATATGCTGACTCGCATCCGCAATGCGCAGATGGTTGAGAAAGTCTCGGTGACTATGCCCTCGTCGAAAGTCAAGGTTGCGATTGCGCAGGTCCTGAAGGACGAAGGCTATATCGATGATTTCGCAGTGAAGTCCGAAGGTGCGAAGTCTGAATTGAACATCGTGTTGAAGTACTACGCTGGCCGTCCGGTGATCGAGCGCATTGAACGCGTCTCGAAGCCTGGTCTGCGTGTGTACCGCGGCCGTAACGACATCCCCGTGGTCATGAATGGCCTCGGCGTGGCAATCGTGTCGACGCCGAAGGGCGTGATGACGGACCGCAAGGCACGTGCAACGGGCGTTGGCGGCGAAGTCATCTGCTACGTCGCTTAA
- the rpsN gene encoding 30S ribosomal protein S14: MAKLALIEREKKRARLAAKYAPKRAELKAIISDMSKSDEEHYAARLELQQLPRNSNPTRKRNRCAITGRPRGTFRKFGLARNKIREIAFRGEIPGLTKASW; this comes from the coding sequence GTGGCTAAACTGGCACTGATCGAACGTGAAAAGAAGCGTGCTCGCCTCGCTGCTAAGTACGCTCCCAAGCGTGCAGAGTTGAAGGCGATCATTAGCGATATGAGCAAGTCGGACGAAGAGCACTACGCAGCACGTCTGGAACTGCAACAACTGCCGCGTAACTCTAATCCGACCCGTAAGCGCAACCGTTGCGCAATTACCGGTCGTCCGCGCGGTACGTTCCGTAAATTCGGGCTGGCGCGTAACAAGATTCGTGAAATCGCGTTCCGCGGCGAGATCCCTGGCCTGACCAAGGCGAGCTGGTAA
- the rplE gene encoding 50S ribosomal protein L5 yields the protein MARLQEFYKEKVVPGLIEKFGYKSVMEVPRITKITLNMGLGEAVADKKIIENAVGDLTKIAGQKPVITKARKAIAGFKIRQGYPIGAMVTLRGQAMYEFLDRFVTVALPRVRDFRGVSGRAFDGRGNYNVGVKEQIIFPEIDYDKIDALRGLNISITTTAKTDDEAKALLASFKFPFRN from the coding sequence ATGGCTCGTTTGCAAGAGTTTTACAAAGAGAAGGTTGTACCCGGCCTCATCGAGAAGTTCGGTTACAAGTCCGTGATGGAAGTGCCGCGTATCACCAAGATCACCCTGAACATGGGCCTTGGCGAAGCGGTTGCTGACAAGAAGATCATCGAGAACGCCGTTGGCGACCTGACGAAGATCGCTGGCCAGAAGCCGGTGATCACGAAGGCACGCAAGGCAATCGCTGGCTTCAAGATCCGTCAGGGCTACCCGATTGGCGCAATGGTTACGTTGCGCGGTCAGGCAATGTACGAATTTCTGGATCGTTTCGTGACGGTGGCGCTGCCCCGCGTGCGTGACTTCCGTGGCGTGTCGGGTCGTGCATTCGATGGTCGTGGCAACTATAACGTCGGTGTGAAAGAGCAGATCATTTTCCCCGAAATCGACTACGACAAGATCGACGCACTGCGTGGGCTGAACATCAGCATCACGACGACTGCGAAGACCGACGACGAAGCAAAGGCTCTGCTCGCCAGCTTCAAGTTCCCGTTCAGAAACTGA
- the rplX gene encoding 50S ribosomal protein L24, giving the protein MNKIRKGDEVIVITGKDKGKRGVVLSVGEGKVIVEGINLVKKHVKPNPMKGTTGGVEAKTMPLQISNVALVDANGKASRVGIKVEGDKKVRFLKTTGAVLSA; this is encoded by the coding sequence ATGAACAAGATTCGCAAAGGTGACGAAGTTATCGTCATCACCGGCAAAGATAAAGGCAAGCGCGGTGTCGTGCTGTCCGTTGGCGAAGGCAAAGTGATTGTCGAGGGCATCAACCTCGTCAAGAAGCACGTCAAGCCGAACCCGATGAAGGGTACGACGGGCGGTGTGGAAGCCAAGACGATGCCGCTGCAAATTTCGAACGTCGCTTTGGTCGACGCGAATGGCAAGGCGTCGCGTGTAGGCATCAAGGTCGAGGGGGACAAGAAGGTCCGTTTCCTCAAGACGACCGGTGCTGTGCTGAGCGCCTGA
- the rplN gene encoding 50S ribosomal protein L14, whose product MIQTETRLEVADNTGAREVMCIKVLGGSKRRYASIGDIIKVTVKEATPRGRVKKGEIYNAVVVRTAKGVRRQDGSLIKFDGNAAVLLNAKLEPIGTRIFGPVTRELRSERFMKIVSLAPEVL is encoded by the coding sequence ATGATCCAGACCGAAACTCGGCTTGAAGTGGCCGACAACACGGGTGCGCGTGAAGTCATGTGCATCAAGGTGCTCGGCGGCTCGAAGCGTCGTTATGCCAGCATTGGCGACATCATCAAGGTGACCGTCAAAGAAGCAACGCCGCGCGGGCGCGTAAAGAAAGGCGAAATTTATAACGCCGTGGTGGTTCGCACCGCCAAGGGCGTGCGCCGTCAGGACGGCTCGCTGATCAAGTTCGATGGCAACGCCGCTGTGTTGTTGAATGCCAAGCTCGAACCTATTGGCACCCGTATTTTCGGGCCTGTCACGCGCGAGTTGCGTAGCGAACGATTCATGAAGATCGTTTCGCTGGCACCTGAAGTGCTGTAA
- the rpsQ gene encoding 30S ribosomal protein S17, with product MNDSVKTSLKRTLVGKVVSNKMDKTVTVLVEHRVKHPIYGKYVVRSKKYHAHDDANTYNEGDLVEIQETRPISKTKAWVVARLVEAARVI from the coding sequence ATGAACGATAGCGTAAAAACCTCGCTCAAGCGGACGCTGGTCGGCAAGGTCGTCAGCAACAAGATGGACAAGACGGTCACCGTGCTGGTTGAGCACCGCGTGAAGCACCCGATCTACGGCAAGTACGTTGTGCGTTCGAAGAAGTACCACGCGCACGACGATGCGAACACGTACAACGAGGGTGACCTCGTTGAAATCCAGGAAACGCGTCCGATTTCGAAGACGAAAGCTTGGGTTGTGGCTCGCCTGGTCGAGGCTGCTCGCGTCATCTGA
- the rpmC gene encoding 50S ribosomal protein L29: MKASELHQKDQAALNKELSDLLKAQFGLRMQLATQQLTNTSQLKKVRRDIARVRTVLTEKANQK; the protein is encoded by the coding sequence ATGAAGGCTTCCGAACTTCACCAGAAAGATCAGGCCGCGCTCAACAAGGAGCTGTCGGACCTGCTGAAGGCGCAATTCGGCCTGCGCATGCAACTCGCGACCCAGCAGCTCACGAATACGAGCCAGCTGAAGAAGGTTCGTCGCGACATCGCACGTGTGCGGACCGTCCTGACTGAGAAGGCGAACCAGAAATGA
- the rplP gene encoding 50S ribosomal protein L16 produces MLQPKRRKYRKEQKGRNTGIATRGNAVSFGEFGLKAIGRGRLTARQIEAARRAMTRHIKRGGRIWIRIFPDKPISHKPAEVRMGNGKGNPEYYVAEIQPGKMLYEMDGVTEELAREAFRLAAAKLPLKTTFIVRQLGA; encoded by the coding sequence ATGCTGCAACCGAAACGCAGAAAGTATCGCAAAGAGCAGAAAGGTCGTAACACCGGTATCGCTACCCGCGGCAACGCGGTGTCGTTCGGTGAATTCGGTCTGAAGGCTATCGGTCGTGGTCGCTTGACCGCGCGCCAGATTGAAGCGGCACGTCGTGCAATGACGCGTCACATCAAGCGTGGTGGCCGCATCTGGATTCGTATTTTCCCGGATAAGCCGATTTCGCATAAGCCGGCGGAAGTGCGGATGGGTAACGGTAAAGGTAACCCTGAGTACTACGTCGCAGAGATTCAACCGGGCAAGATGCTGTACGAAATGGACGGCGTAACCGAAGAGCTGGCACGCGAAGCGTTCCGTCTGGCTGCAGCTAAGCTGCCGCTGAAGACGACGTTTATCGTGCGTCAGCTCGGCGCCTAA
- the rpsC gene encoding 30S ribosomal protein S3, whose amino-acid sequence MGQKIHPTGFRLAVSRNWASRWYANNNNFAAMLQEDIGVREYLKKKLKNASVGRVVIERPAKNARITIFSSRPGVVIGKKGEDIELLKSELQKRMGVPVHVNIEEIRKPETDAQLIADSITQQLERRIMFRRAMKRAMQNAMRLGAQGIKIMSAGRLNGIEIARTEWYREGRVPLHTLRADIDYATSEAKTTYGIIGVKVWVYKGDTLGRNDAPVVEEVAEEKRPRRNARPGGDRRPRRDGEGGGPAGARRGAPRRAGGAGDGGKTGE is encoded by the coding sequence ATGGGACAGAAAATTCATCCGACTGGCTTCCGTTTGGCCGTCAGCCGCAATTGGGCGTCGCGTTGGTACGCGAACAACAACAATTTCGCGGCGATGTTGCAGGAAGACATCGGTGTTCGTGAATACCTGAAGAAGAAGCTGAAGAACGCGTCCGTTGGCCGCGTGGTGATCGAGCGTCCTGCAAAGAACGCACGTATCACGATTTTCAGCTCGCGTCCGGGTGTCGTGATCGGTAAGAAGGGTGAAGACATTGAACTGCTGAAGTCCGAGCTGCAAAAGCGTATGGGCGTTCCGGTTCACGTCAACATCGAAGAAATCCGCAAGCCGGAAACCGATGCGCAACTGATCGCGGATTCGATCACGCAACAGCTCGAACGTCGGATCATGTTCCGCCGCGCGATGAAGCGTGCAATGCAAAACGCGATGCGTCTGGGTGCTCAAGGCATCAAGATCATGAGCGCAGGCCGCCTGAACGGTATCGAAATCGCTCGTACGGAATGGTATCGCGAAGGTCGCGTGCCGCTTCATACGTTGCGTGCTGATATCGACTACGCGACGTCGGAAGCAAAGACGACGTACGGCATCATCGGCGTGAAGGTGTGGGTCTACAAGGGCGATACGCTCGGCCGCAATGACGCACCGGTGGTTGAAGAAGTCGCCGAAGAAAAGCGTCCGCGCCGCAACGCACGTCCGGGTGGCGATCGCCGTCCGCGTCGTGATGGTGAAGGTGGTGGCCCGGCAGGTGCACGCCGTGGCGCTCCTCGTCGTGCTGGCGGTGCCGGCGACGGCGGGAAGACTGGAGAATAA
- the rplV gene encoding 50S ribosomal protein L22: protein MMEVKAIHRGARISAQKTRLVADQIRGLPVDKALNVLTFSPKKAAGIVKKVVLSAIANAEHNEGADIDELKITSIYIDKAASLKRFTARAKGRGNRIEKQSCHITVTVGN, encoded by the coding sequence ATGATGGAAGTCAAAGCAATTCATCGCGGTGCCCGCATCTCGGCGCAGAAAACGCGCCTTGTGGCTGACCAGATCCGCGGTTTGCCGGTCGACAAGGCGCTGAACGTTCTGACGTTCTCGCCGAAGAAGGCTGCGGGAATCGTGAAAAAGGTCGTGCTGTCGGCGATCGCGAATGCGGAGCATAACGAAGGCGCCGATATCGATGAGCTCAAGATCACGAGCATCTACATCGACAAGGCTGCGTCGCTCAAGCGTTTCACCGCGCGCGCTAAAGGCCGCGGTAACCGCATCGAGAAGCAATCCTGTCACATCACTGTGACGGTCGGGAATTAA
- the rpsS gene encoding 30S ribosomal protein S19: MARSVKKGPFCDAHLLKKVEAAAASRDKKPIKTWSRRSTILPDFIGLTIAVHNGRQHVPVYISENMVGHKLGEFALTRTFKGHAADKKAKK, from the coding sequence ATGGCACGTTCTGTAAAAAAAGGTCCGTTCTGCGACGCCCATTTGCTGAAGAAAGTTGAGGCGGCAGCAGCTTCGCGGGATAAGAAGCCGATCAAAACCTGGTCGCGTCGCTCGACGATTCTCCCGGATTTCATCGGTCTGACGATTGCCGTTCACAACGGCCGTCAACACGTTCCGGTGTACATCTCGGAAAACATGGTCGGCCACAAGCTTGGCGAGTTCGCATTGACCCGTACGTTCAAGGGTCACGCGGCCGACAAGAAGGCTAAGAAATAA
- the rplB gene encoding 50S ribosomal protein L2 codes for MAIVKVKPTSPGRRAMVKVVNKELHKGKPFAALLDTQSSTAGRNNNGHITTRHKGGGHKHHYRVVDFRRTKDGIPAKVERLEYDPNRSANIALVLYADGERRYIIAPKGVTVGQQLMSGSEAPIRAGNTLPIRNIPVGTTIHCIEMLPGKGAQMARSAGTSAMLLAREGIYAQVRLRSGEIRRVHVECRATIGEVGNEEHSLRQIGKAGANRWRGIRPTVRGVAMNPVDHPHGGGEGKTAAGRDPVSPWGTPAKGYRTRSNKRTTSMIVQRRHKR; via the coding sequence ATGGCAATCGTTAAAGTTAAGCCGACTTCGCCGGGTCGCCGCGCGATGGTCAAGGTGGTCAACAAGGAACTGCACAAGGGCAAGCCGTTCGCTGCGCTGCTCGACACGCAATCCTCGACCGCCGGCCGTAACAACAACGGCCACATCACCACGCGTCACAAGGGTGGTGGTCACAAGCATCACTATCGTGTCGTCGATTTCCGTCGCACGAAGGATGGCATTCCGGCCAAGGTCGAACGTCTCGAGTACGATCCGAACCGTAGCGCGAACATCGCGCTTGTTCTGTACGCAGACGGCGAGCGCCGCTACATCATTGCACCGAAGGGCGTAACCGTCGGCCAGCAACTGATGTCGGGTTCGGAAGCGCCGATCCGCGCAGGTAACACGCTGCCGATCCGCAACATTCCGGTCGGTACGACGATCCACTGCATCGAAATGCTGCCGGGCAAGGGTGCGCAAATGGCGCGTTCGGCTGGTACGTCGGCGATGCTGCTGGCTCGTGAAGGCATCTACGCACAGGTCCGCCTGCGCTCGGGTGAAATCCGCCGCGTTCACGTTGAATGCCGCGCGACGATTGGTGAAGTTGGCAACGAAGAGCATAGCCTCCGTCAAATCGGTAAGGCTGGTGCGAACCGCTGGCGCGGTATCCGCCCGACGGTGCGTGGCGTTGCAATGAACCCGGTCGATCACCCGCACGGTGGTGGTGAAGGCAAGACGGCTGCAGGTCGCGATCCGGTGAGCCCGTGGGGCACGCCTGCTAAGGGTTATCGCACCCGCAGCAACAAGCGCACGACGAGCATGATCGTCCAGCGCCGTCACAAGCGTTAA
- the rplW gene encoding 50S ribosomal protein L23, with product MSEIRKNDHRLMQVLLAPVISEKATLVADKNEQVVFEVAPDATKQEVKAAVELLFKVEVNSVNVLVSKGKAKRFGRFMGKRKDVKKAYVCLKPGQEINFEAEAK from the coding sequence ATGAGCGAGATTCGCAAGAACGATCATCGTTTGATGCAGGTCCTGCTCGCGCCGGTGATCTCCGAAAAGGCGACGCTGGTGGCCGACAAGAACGAGCAAGTTGTGTTCGAAGTCGCGCCCGATGCCACGAAGCAGGAAGTGAAAGCTGCAGTCGAGCTGCTGTTCAAGGTGGAAGTCAATTCCGTCAACGTGCTGGTCTCGAAGGGCAAAGCCAAGCGCTTTGGTCGCTTCATGGGCAAGCGCAAGGACGTGAAGAAGGCGTACGTCTGCCTGAAGCCCGGCCAGGAAATCAACTTTGAAGCGGAGGCCAAGTAA